The Kogia breviceps isolate mKogBre1 chromosome 4, mKogBre1 haplotype 1, whole genome shotgun sequence genome window below encodes:
- the MISP3 gene encoding uncharacterized protein MISP3 isoform X2 yields METPIEREIRRSCEREESLRRSRGLSPGRAGRELIELRVRPVLTLPGPGPALPRALERARAGAQMQRDIEREAHRQAALARPEVPKQRARQPPQPLGELKRFFEAAGGCGSSPAAEGSADPQRLSEPGGRPRSVVQSRCPVLARAPPPIAPSLLEQEVREVNERERELQRQRLSVYGTAEFKEPAPSLTASRGDGKLEVIWPPRRKASENGLEQEERKP; encoded by the exons ATGGAGACGCCCATCGAGCGCGAAATCCGCCGCAGCTGCGAACGCGAGGAGAGCCTGCGCCGGAGCCGGGGCCTGAGCCCAGGTCGCGCGGGCCGCGAACTCATCGAACTGCGTGTGCGGCCGGTGCTCACCCTGCCGGGCCCCGGCCCCGCGCTCCCGCGCGCCTTGGAGCGCGCTCGGGCGGGCGCGCAGATGCAGCGAGACATCGAGCGGGAGGCCCATCGGCAGGCGGCGCTAGCGCGCCCCGAGGTCCCAAAGCAGCGCGCCCGGCAGCCGCCTCAGCCGCTGGGCGAGCTCAAGCGCTTCTTCGAGGCTGCCGGCGGGTGCGGCTCCTCGCCAGCGGCGGAGGGCAGCGCGGACCCGCAGCGGCTGTCTGAGCCCGGAGGCCGGCCACGTTCAGTCGTGCAGAGCCGGTGCCCGGTGCTGGCCCGCGCCCCGCCGCCCATCGCACCATCGCTGCTGGAGCAGGAGGTGCGCGAGGTGAATGAGCGCGAGCGGGAACTGCAGCGCCAGCGCCTCAGCGTCTACGGCACTGCCGAGTTCAAGGAGCCCGCGCCCAGCCTAACTG CGAGCAGGGGCGACGGAAAGCTGGAGGTGATCTGGCCTCCCCGCAGAAAGGCTTCGGAGAACGGTCTGGAGCAG GAGGAGCGGAAGCCTTGA
- the MISP3 gene encoding uncharacterized protein MISP3 isoform X1 translates to METPIEREIRRSCEREESLRRSRGLSPGRAGRELIELRVRPVLTLPGPGPALPRALERARAGAQMQRDIEREAHRQAALARPEVPKQRARQPPQPLGELKRFFEAAGGCGSSPAAEGSADPQRLSEPGGRPRSVVQSRCPVLARAPPPIAPSLLEQEVREVNERERELQRQRLSVYGTAEFKEPAPSLTASRGDGKLEVIWPPRRKASENGLEQVGTPFPSCLRRLSLPPTPTLCV, encoded by the exons ATGGAGACGCCCATCGAGCGCGAAATCCGCCGCAGCTGCGAACGCGAGGAGAGCCTGCGCCGGAGCCGGGGCCTGAGCCCAGGTCGCGCGGGCCGCGAACTCATCGAACTGCGTGTGCGGCCGGTGCTCACCCTGCCGGGCCCCGGCCCCGCGCTCCCGCGCGCCTTGGAGCGCGCTCGGGCGGGCGCGCAGATGCAGCGAGACATCGAGCGGGAGGCCCATCGGCAGGCGGCGCTAGCGCGCCCCGAGGTCCCAAAGCAGCGCGCCCGGCAGCCGCCTCAGCCGCTGGGCGAGCTCAAGCGCTTCTTCGAGGCTGCCGGCGGGTGCGGCTCCTCGCCAGCGGCGGAGGGCAGCGCGGACCCGCAGCGGCTGTCTGAGCCCGGAGGCCGGCCACGTTCAGTCGTGCAGAGCCGGTGCCCGGTGCTGGCCCGCGCCCCGCCGCCCATCGCACCATCGCTGCTGGAGCAGGAGGTGCGCGAGGTGAATGAGCGCGAGCGGGAACTGCAGCGCCAGCGCCTCAGCGTCTACGGCACTGCCGAGTTCAAGGAGCCCGCGCCCAGCCTAACTG CGAGCAGGGGCGACGGAAAGCTGGAGGTGATCTGGCCTCCCCGCAGAAAGGCTTCGGAGAACGGTCTGGAGCAGGTGGGAACCCCTTTCCCCTCCTGCCTCAGGCGCTTGtcgctgccccccaccccaaccctctgCGTGTGA